Proteins encoded by one window of Pseudomonas sp. LS44:
- the hisA gene encoding 1-(5-phosphoribosyl)-5-[(5-phosphoribosylamino)methylideneamino]imidazole-4-carboxamide isomerase, which translates to MLIIPAIDLKDGACVRLRQGRMDDSTVFSDDPVSMAAKWVDGGCRRLHLVDLNGAFEGQPVNGEVVTAIAKRYPQLPIQIGGGIRSLETIEHYVKAGVSYVIIGTKAVKQPEFVAEACKAFPGKVIVGLDAKDGFVATDGWAEISTVQVIDLAKRFEADGVSAIVYTDIAKDGMMQGCNVPFTAALANATKIPVIASGGIHNLGDIQALLDAKAPGIIGAITGRAIYEGTLDVAEAQALCDSFAK; encoded by the coding sequence ATGCTGATTATCCCCGCTATCGATCTCAAGGACGGCGCCTGCGTGCGTCTGCGCCAGGGCCGCATGGACGATTCCACGGTGTTCTCCGATGACCCGGTGAGCATGGCCGCCAAGTGGGTGGACGGCGGTTGCCGGCGCCTGCACCTGGTCGACCTGAACGGCGCCTTCGAGGGTCAGCCGGTCAACGGTGAAGTGGTCACCGCCATCGCCAAGCGCTACCCGCAGCTGCCGATCCAGATCGGCGGCGGCATCCGCTCGCTGGAAACCATCGAGCACTACGTCAAGGCCGGGGTCAGCTACGTGATCATCGGCACCAAGGCGGTCAAACAGCCGGAGTTCGTGGCCGAGGCGTGCAAGGCCTTCCCCGGCAAGGTGATTGTCGGTCTGGATGCCAAAGACGGTTTCGTCGCCACCGACGGCTGGGCGGAAATCAGCACGGTGCAGGTCATCGACCTGGCCAAGCGTTTCGAGGCTGACGGCGTTTCCGCGATCGTCTACACCGACATCGCCAAGGACGGCATGATGCAGGGCTGCAACGTGCCTTTCACCGCCGCGCTGGCCAATGCCACGAAGATCCCGGTGATCGCCTCCGGCGGCATCCACAATCTTGGCGACATCCAGGCCCTGCTGGACGCCAAGGCCCCGGGCATCATCGGCGCGATCACCGGCCGAGCGATCTATGAAGGCACCCTGGATGTGGCCGAAGCGCAGGCGCTGTGCGATAGCTTCGCGAAGTAA
- a CDS encoding DUF2164 domain-containing protein, with protein sequence MSRAKKPPILALDAAQERDALNTLKRFLEERFELQLGSFEVQEVLDLFTRELAPHFYNKAIADVQAHLTDRFQSIESDLWALEKS encoded by the coding sequence GTGAGCCGCGCCAAGAAGCCGCCGATCCTGGCGCTGGACGCCGCCCAGGAGCGGGACGCGCTGAACACTCTCAAACGCTTCCTCGAGGAGCGCTTCGAGCTACAGCTGGGCTCCTTCGAGGTGCAGGAAGTGCTCGACCTGTTCACCCGCGAACTGGCACCGCATTTTTATAACAAGGCGATTGCCGATGTGCAGGCGCACCTGACCGACAGGTTCCAGAGCATCGAAAGCGACTTGTGGGCGCTCGAGAAGAGTTGA
- a CDS encoding PanM family protein: MPVIVERISQPSEQDRLDLAKIYADAPAWLLAPYTDAQALIAAGLAAGTLLSGRFNDRLLGAALLESGSVHWRLSHLCVRTLTRKRGVGRRLLDEAQRIAREAGRPLHLAAPVEHLECQALAARCHLPLEPL; this comes from the coding sequence ATGCCCGTGATCGTCGAACGCATCAGCCAGCCCTCGGAGCAGGATCGCCTCGATCTGGCGAAGATTTATGCCGACGCGCCGGCTTGGCTGCTCGCCCCGTATACCGATGCGCAGGCGTTGATCGCCGCGGGACTGGCCGCCGGCACGTTGCTGAGCGGACGCTTCAACGATCGCCTGCTCGGCGCCGCCCTGCTGGAAAGCGGCAGCGTGCATTGGCGGCTGTCGCACCTGTGCGTGCGCACCCTGACCCGCAAACGCGGGGTCGGCCGCCGGCTGCTCGATGAAGCCCAGCGCATCGCCCGCGAAGCCGGTCGACCGCTGCATCTGGCGGCGCCCGTCGAGCATCTGGAGTGCCAAGCGCTGGCGGCGCGCTGTCATCTGCCGCTCGAGCCGCTGTAA
- the hisF gene encoding imidazole glycerol phosphate synthase subunit HisF translates to MALAKRIIPCLDVDNGRVVKGVQFENIRDAGDPVEIARRYDEQGADEITFLDITASVDGRDTTLHTVERMASQVFIPLTVGGGVRTVQDIRNLLNAGADKVSINTAAVFTPEFVGEAADRFGSQCIVVAIDAKMVSKPGETPRWEIFTHGGRKPTGLDAVLWAKKMEDLGAGEILLTSMDQDGVKRGYDLGVTRAISEAVGIPVIASGGVGNLEHLAAGILEGKAAAVLAASIFHFGEYTVPEAKAYLASRGIVVR, encoded by the coding sequence ATGGCACTGGCAAAACGCATCATCCCCTGCCTCGACGTCGATAACGGTCGCGTGGTCAAGGGCGTCCAATTCGAGAACATCCGCGATGCCGGCGATCCGGTGGAAATCGCCCGTCGCTACGATGAGCAGGGTGCCGACGAGATCACCTTCCTCGACATCACCGCCAGCGTCGACGGCCGCGACACCACGTTGCACACCGTCGAGCGCATGGCCAGTCAGGTGTTCATTCCGCTCACCGTGGGTGGCGGCGTGCGCACCGTGCAGGACATTCGCAACCTGCTGAACGCCGGCGCCGACAAGGTGTCGATCAACACCGCGGCGGTGTTCACCCCGGAGTTTGTCGGTGAAGCGGCCGATCGGTTCGGCTCGCAGTGCATCGTCGTCGCCATCGACGCGAAGATGGTTTCCAAGCCCGGCGAGACGCCGCGCTGGGAAATTTTCACTCACGGCGGACGCAAGCCTACCGGGCTGGATGCGGTGCTCTGGGCGAAGAAGATGGAAGATCTTGGCGCTGGCGAAATCCTCCTGACCAGCATGGATCAGGACGGCGTGAAGCGCGGCTACGACCTCGGTGTCACCCGCGCGATTAGCGAAGCCGTGGGCATTCCGGTGATCGCTTCCGGCGGTGTCGGCAACCTCGAACACCTGGCCGCCGGCATCCTCGAAGGCAAGGCCGCCGCAGTGCTGGCGGCGAGCATCTTTCACTTCGGCGAGTACACCGTGCCGGAGGCCAAGGCCTATCTGGCCAGTCGCGGGATCGTGGTGCGTTAA
- the hisH gene encoding imidazole glycerol phosphate synthase subunit HisH — translation MQTVAVIDYGMGNLHSVAKALEHVGAGRVQITSDADVIREADRVVFPGVGAIRDCMAEIRRLGFDSLVREVSQDRPFLGICVGMQALLERSEENDGVDCIGLFPGQVRFFGKGMVEDGEALKVPHMGWNEVAQSLDHPLWHNIPDLARFYFVHSYYIEAGNPQQVAGRGHYGKDFAAALAEGSRFAVQFHPEKSHTHGLQLLQNFAAWDGRW, via the coding sequence ATGCAGACGGTGGCCGTCATCGACTATGGCATGGGTAATCTGCACTCGGTGGCCAAGGCGTTGGAACACGTCGGCGCCGGCCGGGTGCAGATCACCAGCGATGCCGATGTGATTCGCGAGGCCGACCGCGTGGTGTTTCCCGGGGTCGGCGCGATCCGCGACTGCATGGCCGAGATTCGTCGTCTGGGCTTCGACAGCCTGGTCCGCGAGGTCAGCCAGGACCGTCCGTTCCTCGGCATCTGCGTCGGCATGCAGGCATTGCTTGAGCGCAGCGAAGAGAACGACGGGGTCGACTGTATCGGTCTGTTCCCGGGTCAGGTGCGCTTCTTCGGCAAGGGCATGGTCGAAGATGGCGAAGCGCTGAAGGTCCCGCACATGGGCTGGAACGAAGTCGCGCAGAGCCTCGATCACCCGCTCTGGCACAATATTCCGGACCTGGCGCGCTTCTACTTCGTGCACAGCTATTACATCGAAGCCGGTAATCCACAGCAGGTCGCCGGCCGTGGCCACTACGGCAAGGATTTCGCCGCCGCACTGGCCGAGGGTTCGCGCTTCGCCGTGCAGTTCCACCCGGAAAAGAGCCATACCCACGGCCTGCAATTGCTGCAGAACTTCGCCGCCTGGGATGGTCGCTGGTGA
- the hisB gene encoding imidazoleglycerol-phosphate dehydratase HisB, producing MAERTASVERNTLETQIKVSINLDGTGKARFDIGVPFLEHMLDQIARHGLIDLDIECKGDLHIDDHHTVEDVGITLGQAFTKAIGDKKGMTRYGHSYVPLDEALSRVVIDFSGRPGLQMHVPFTRAVVGGFDVDLFQEFFQGFVNHALVSLHIDNLRGHNTHHQIETVFKAFGRALRMAVELDPRMAGQMPSTKGCL from the coding sequence ATGGCCGAACGTACGGCGTCCGTCGAACGCAACACCCTGGAAACCCAGATCAAGGTTTCGATCAATCTGGATGGCACTGGCAAGGCGCGCTTTGATATCGGCGTGCCGTTTCTCGAGCACATGCTCGACCAGATCGCCCGTCATGGCCTGATCGACCTCGACATCGAGTGCAAGGGCGATCTGCATATCGACGACCACCACACTGTCGAAGATGTCGGTATCACCCTCGGCCAGGCCTTCACCAAGGCCATCGGCGACAAGAAGGGCATGACCCGTTACGGCCACTCCTATGTGCCGCTCGACGAGGCGCTGTCGCGCGTGGTGATCGATTTCTCCGGTCGCCCGGGCCTGCAGATGCATGTGCCGTTCACCCGTGCGGTGGTTGGCGGCTTCGACGTCGACCTGTTCCAGGAATTCTTCCAGGGTTTCGTCAACCACGCCTTGGTCAGCCTGCACATCGACAACCTGCGTGGGCACAACACCCACCACCAGATCGAGACGGTATTCAAGGCCTTCGGCCGCGCACTGCGCATGGCTGTCGAGCTGGACCCGCGCATGGCCGGGCAGATGCCGTCGACCAAGGGCTGCCTCTGA
- a CDS encoding oxidative damage protection protein — MTRTVMCRKHKQQLPALDRPPYPGAKGEDIFNNVSKQAWDEWQKHQTLLINERRLNMMNAEDRKFLQGEMDKFLSGEEYAQADGYVPPSE; from the coding sequence ATGACCCGCACCGTGATGTGCCGCAAGCACAAACAACAATTGCCCGCCCTCGACCGCCCGCCCTATCCGGGCGCAAAGGGTGAAGACATCTTCAACAATGTCTCCAAGCAAGCCTGGGACGAATGGCAGAAACACCAGACCCTGCTGATCAACGAACGCCGCCTGAACATGATGAATGCCGAGGACCGCAAATTCCTCCAGGGCGAAATGGACAAGTTCCTCTCCGGCGAGGAATACGCCCAAGCCGATGGCTATGTTCCGCCCAGCGAATAA
- the mutY gene encoding A/G-specific adenine glycosylase, translating into MSPEHFSSAVLDWYDCHGRKDLPWQLGINPYRVWVSEIMLQQTQVSTVLGYFDRFMDALPSVAALAAAPEDEVLHLWTGLGYYSRARNLHKTAQIVVAEHAGEFPHNVDALAELPGIGRSTAGAIASLSMGLRAPILDGNVKRVLARYSAQDGYPGEPKVAKQLWEVAERFTPHARVNHYTQAMMDLGATLCTRSKPSCLLCPLQTGCRAHFLGRETAYPVAKPRKALPQKRALMPLLANRDGAILLYRRPPSGLWGGLWSLPELLASDELDDLAARHGLTLGQRRQLPGLTHTFSHFQLAIEPWLIEVDAHGSGVAEADWLWYNLASPPRLGLAAPVKKLLKRAETELHTDTA; encoded by the coding sequence ATGAGCCCCGAGCATTTCTCCAGCGCCGTGCTCGATTGGTATGACTGCCACGGACGCAAGGATCTGCCCTGGCAACTGGGCATCAACCCGTACCGGGTGTGGGTCTCGGAGATCATGCTGCAGCAGACTCAGGTCAGTACCGTGCTCGGCTACTTCGATCGTTTCATGGACGCCCTGCCGAGCGTCGCCGCCCTGGCTGCCGCGCCGGAAGATGAAGTGCTGCACCTATGGACCGGCCTCGGCTACTACAGCCGCGCCCGCAATCTGCACAAGACCGCGCAGATCGTGGTCGCCGAGCACGCCGGCGAATTCCCCCACAACGTCGATGCGCTGGCCGAGCTGCCCGGAATCGGTCGCTCCACCGCCGGAGCCATCGCCAGCCTGAGCATGGGCCTGCGCGCGCCGATTCTGGATGGCAACGTCAAGCGCGTGCTGGCCCGCTACAGCGCGCAGGACGGCTACCCCGGCGAACCCAAGGTGGCCAAGCAACTGTGGGAAGTCGCCGAGCGCTTCACCCCGCACGCGCGGGTCAACCACTACACCCAGGCGATGATGGATCTGGGCGCCACACTCTGCACCCGCAGCAAACCGAGCTGCCTGCTGTGTCCATTGCAGACGGGCTGCCGCGCGCACTTCCTCGGCCGGGAAACCGCTTATCCGGTCGCCAAACCGCGCAAGGCGCTGCCGCAGAAACGCGCGCTGATGCCGCTACTGGCCAACCGCGATGGCGCCATCCTGCTCTATCGCCGCCCGCCCAGCGGCCTCTGGGGTGGGCTGTGGAGCCTGCCGGAACTGCTCGCCAGCGACGAGCTGGACGATCTCGCCGCCCGCCACGGTCTGACCCTTGGCCAGCGCCGCCAGCTACCCGGTCTGACCCACACGTTCAGCCACTTCCAGCTGGCCATCGAGCCCTGGTTGATCGAGGTCGACGCGCACGGCAGCGGCGTGGCCGAGGCCGACTGGCTCTGGTATAACCTCGCCTCCCCGCCGCGCCTGGGCCTCGCCGCTCCGGTGAAGAAGCTGCTGAAACGCGCGGAAACCGAATTGCACACCGACACCGCTTGA
- a CDS encoding AsmA family protein: protein MKSLGKILGLVFLGLLLIVVALGFALTHLFDPNDYKDEIRQLAREKANLELTLNGDIGWSLFPWLGLELHQASLASAATPDKPFADLNLLGLSVRVLPLLRKEVQMSDIRVEGLNLTLSRDEQGHGNWQDIGRPAKPASAPADAAESAPATPASSETDEEKSAQPMKLDIDSLIVNNARIDYHDAKSGKQFSAESIQLTTGAIHEGADIPIKLTAFLGTNQPLMRAKTELQGALRFDRALKRYQLEDMKLSGEASGEPLQGKTATFSVQGQLLLDQAAQIAEWSGLKLSVNQLRALGELNVRELNKTPKLTGGLSIAQFNLREFLDGIGQSLPAMADPTTLSKVELVTRLGGSPTSVALEELNLKFDDSSFSGRIAVADLAKRALRVQLKGDRLDLDRYLPARVAEGADAATASRRSEVKGTIAEATSSGSDELPKAPTQQAWSGAPIVPVERLRTLDVELDMALGQLTLDKLPIDNASLKLTSKDGLLTLQDLRGELYNGNFNAQASLDVRQPTPLLTAKKRISQVPVEKLVESQGQKSPLTGRLDLVTDITASGNSQKAWIDSLNGTASFTLSDGVLVNANLEQQLCQGIATLNRKTLSSAPRGRDTPFQELKGNLNFHNGVASNPDLRARIPGLSLKGNGDLDLRVLGMDYRVGVVIEGDKSEMPDPACQVNQRYVGLEWPLRCRGPLELGAKACRLDRDGMGKVAAKLAGDKLNEKLEEKLGDKVSPELKDALKGLFKR, encoded by the coding sequence ATGAAATCGCTCGGCAAAATTCTCGGCCTGGTCTTTCTCGGACTGCTGCTGATCGTGGTGGCGCTGGGCTTCGCCCTCACCCACCTGTTCGACCCGAACGACTACAAGGACGAAATCCGCCAGCTGGCGCGGGAAAAGGCCAACCTGGAACTGACCCTCAATGGCGATATCGGCTGGAGCCTGTTCCCCTGGCTCGGCCTGGAGCTGCATCAGGCCAGCCTGGCCAGCGCCGCCACGCCGGATAAGCCGTTCGCCGACCTCAACCTGCTGGGCTTGTCGGTGCGCGTCCTGCCGCTGCTGCGCAAGGAAGTGCAGATGAGCGATATCCGCGTCGAGGGCCTGAACCTGACCCTGAGCCGCGACGAACAAGGCCACGGCAACTGGCAGGACATCGGCCGCCCGGCCAAACCCGCCAGCGCCCCAGCCGATGCAGCCGAGTCGGCGCCAGCCACGCCCGCTAGCAGCGAGACGGACGAGGAAAAATCTGCGCAACCGATGAAACTGGATATCGACAGCCTGATCGTCAACAACGCGCGCATCGATTACCACGACGCCAAGAGTGGCAAGCAATTCAGTGCCGAAAGCATTCAACTGACCACCGGCGCGATTCATGAAGGGGCCGATATTCCGATCAAGCTGACCGCCTTCCTGGGCACCAATCAGCCGCTGATGCGCGCCAAAACCGAGCTGCAGGGCGCACTGCGTTTCGATCGCGCGCTCAAGCGCTATCAGCTGGAAGACATGAAACTGTCCGGCGAGGCCTCGGGCGAACCCTTGCAGGGCAAGACCGCGACCTTCTCCGTCCAAGGCCAGTTGCTCCTCGACCAGGCGGCACAGATTGCCGAGTGGAGCGGCCTGAAACTGTCGGTCAACCAACTGCGCGCGCTCGGCGAACTGAATGTGCGCGAGCTGAACAAAACCCCGAAACTCACCGGCGGCCTGTCCATCGCCCAGTTCAACCTGCGCGAATTTCTCGACGGCATCGGCCAGTCGCTGCCGGCCATGGCCGACCCAACGACGCTGAGCAAAGTCGAATTGGTCACGCGCCTGGGCGGCAGCCCGACCAGCGTGGCGCTCGAAGAACTCAACCTGAAATTCGATGACAGCAGCTTCAGCGGCCGCATCGCCGTCGCCGACCTCGCCAAGCGCGCGCTGCGCGTTCAGCTCAAGGGCGATCGTCTGGATCTCGATCGCTACCTGCCGGCTCGAGTCGCGGAGGGTGCCGACGCCGCCACTGCCAGCCGCCGGAGCGAAGTCAAAGGCACGATTGCCGAAGCCACCAGCAGCGGCAGCGACGAGCTGCCCAAAGCGCCGACCCAGCAGGCCTGGAGCGGAGCCCCGATAGTGCCGGTGGAGCGCCTGCGCACGCTGGACGTGGAGCTGGATATGGCGCTCGGCCAACTGACCCTCGACAAGCTGCCGATCGACAACGCCAGCCTCAAACTGACCAGCAAGGACGGTCTGCTGACCCTGCAAGACCTGCGCGGCGAGCTCTACAACGGCAACTTCAACGCCCAGGCCAGCCTCGATGTGCGCCAGCCAACACCACTGCTGACCGCCAAGAAACGCATCAGCCAGGTACCGGTGGAAAAACTCGTCGAGAGCCAGGGGCAGAAAAGCCCGCTCACCGGCCGCCTGGATCTGGTCACCGATATCACCGCCAGCGGCAACAGCCAAAAGGCCTGGATCGATAGCCTGAATGGCACCGCCAGCTTCACCCTCAGCGACGGCGTGCTGGTCAACGCCAACCTCGAGCAGCAGCTATGCCAGGGCATCGCCACGCTCAATCGGAAAACCCTGTCCAGCGCGCCGCGCGGTCGGGACACACCGTTCCAGGAACTCAAGGGCAATCTCAACTTCCACAACGGCGTAGCCAGCAACCCCGATCTGCGCGCGCGCATCCCCGGCCTGAGCCTCAAGGGCAACGGCGACCTCGACCTGCGCGTCCTCGGCATGGACTACCGGGTCGGCGTCGTCATCGAAGGCGACAAGAGCGAGATGCCCGACCCGGCCTGCCAGGTCAACCAGCGCTACGTCGGCCTCGAATGGCCGCTGCGCTGCCGCGGCCCGCTGGAACTGGGCGCCAAAGCCTGCCGCCTGGACCGCGACGGGATGGGCAAGGTGGCCGCCAAACTGGCCGGCGACAAACTCAATGAAAAGCTCGAAGAGAAGCTTGGCGACAAGGTCAGTCCGGAACTCAAAGACGCCCTCAAGGGCCTGTTCAAGCGATGA